One genomic segment of Trichoplusia ni isolate ovarian cell line Hi5 chromosome 5, tn1, whole genome shotgun sequence includes these proteins:
- the LOC113494155 gene encoding zinc finger protein 2 homolog, with protein MDTWSDLCRCCLSANCEVSLLDSEQNVTDKFLEVTTIEVKEDDGLPQKLCSDCYAIMNSAYQFRKQCIKMDNELKLQLNALLDITKIDKTPPDFTDDIIGDDEDIGSDPMKQLAAIIKKEPTDSDDDCYYVLVIDDPKDKDKEDKVELSNVKIEKMDHENEVAYSPEKQTQSQFEDSIESFLMSNTKVSANVPATILENEEGQENDELDGAMNIDENQDSMNQDQSLVQMEDSNDNQIIETISSDVIKEIPNSKNFIKILTTTDSDGTILLKSNDRIQYLTDSQLVNEDEDGDPMSQEVIFCEGDDSSQFQILKYDGSELVIEYADDSQIATVLQQEDGTFLCDCGEQFEDLADYEKHQYKHNPAGEHLCNLCGKGFESAEILTGHMLLHSSTGLLITCPFCNQLIRRNALTQHIKYGHNNIKPRCNICFKTFANPNNLKRHMMIHSGIREFECDICFKRFHQKITMQTHRLTHMNPFSCNQCDKTFESKAALTSHKESDECTKSKVIKVKEELMKTVKQEITTNLGKLLGYACSLCKKMFSVESALEQHIESSHIVDPTELLCSECGDVLPSKKDMQTHILTHKNLKVKNAKRFECSICGKGCSSQAMLLMHERVHTNERPFPCQLCSLRFKTKTHLRTHQLTHTREKKFGCSVCMKFFALKGNLVVHLRTHTGERPYVCSLCGEAFIDSKYLKKHKLKKHAIENVPWNQY; from the exons ATGGATACGTGGTCCGATCTTTGCCGCTGTTGTTTGTCTGCCAATTGCGAAGTGTCACTCCTAGATTCGGAGCAGAATGTAACTGACAAGTTTCTTGAAGTTACTACGATCGAG GTTAAGGAAGATGATGGTTTACCCCAGAAGCTATGCTCAGATTGTTACGCCATCATGAATTCTGCTTACCAATTCCGGAAACAGTGCATCAAAATGGATAATGAGCTGAAACTGCAGCTCAATGCTTTACTAGACATAACAAAAATTGATAAAACCCCGCCCGATTTTACTGATGATATAATTGGTGATGATGAAGACATCGGAAGTGATCCGATGAAGCAACTCGCAGCCATCATCAAAAAGGAACCAACAGACAGTGATGATGATTGCTATTATGTCCTGGTTATTGATGATCCCAAAGACAAAGATAAGGAAGACAAGGTGGAATTATCGAATGTGAAAATTGAAAAGATGGATCATGAAAATGAAGTTGCGTACAGCCCTGAGAAACAAACTCAGAGTCAGTTTGAAGATTCTATTGAATCGTTTCTCATGTCCAACACCAAGGTATCAGCTAATGTACCAGCAACTATTCTAGAAAATGAAGAGGGACAGGAAAATGATGAACTGGATGGTGCTATGAACATTGATGAGAATCAAGACAGCATGAATCAAGATCAGAGCCTAGTACAAATGGAAGATTCTAATGACAATCAAATAATAGAAACTATTTCTTCAGACGTCATCAAAGAAATACCGAattctaaaaactttattaaaatcttaactACAACTGACTCAGATGGAACTATCTTGTTGAAGAGTAATGACAGGATACAATATTTGACGGACTCCCAGTTAGTGAATGAAGATGAAGACGGTGACCCAATGTCGCAAGAAGTTATATTCTGCGAAGGTGATGACTCCTCACAGTTCCAAATTTTGAAGTATGATGGGTCAGAACTGGTGATAGAATATGCTGATGATAGCCAAATAGCTACAGTTCTGCAACAAGAAGATGGTACCTTCTTATGTGACTGTGGAGAGCAATTTGAAGACTTGGCTGATTACGAAAAGCATCAGTATAAACACAATCCCGCAGGAGAACACTTGTGTAATCTGTGCGGCAAAGGCTTTGAATCTGCAGAGATACTGACAGGACACATGTTACTACACAGCAGTACAGGCCTGCTAATAACTTGCCCATTCTGCAACCAACTCATCAGACGTAATGCCCTAACACAACACATCAAATATGGCCACAACAATATAAAACCCCGTTGCAACATCTGCTTCAAGACATTTGCTAACCCGAACAACTTGAAACGTCACATGATGATACACAGCGGTATCCGAGAGTTTGAGTGTGACATCTGTTTCAAAAGATTCCATCAGAAGATTACAATGCAGACACACAGGCTGACACACATGAACCCATTCTCCTGCAACCAGTGCGACAAGACTTTTGAGAGTAAAGCAGCACTAACCAGTCACAAAGAATCTGATGAGTGTACTAAATCTAAAGTAATCAAAGTTAAAGAGGAATTAATGAAGACTGTGAAACAAGAAATTACGACAAATCTCGGTAAACTCCTAGGCTATGCATGTTCACTGTGCAAGAAAATGTTTTCAGTGGAATCAGCTTTGGAGCAACATATCGAGAGCTCCCATATTGTGGATCCGACAGAGTTGCTTTGCTCGGAGTGTGGTGATGTGTTGCCTTCTAAGAAGGACATGCAAACTCACATATTGACACATAAGAATCTAAAGGTGAAGAATGCAAAACGGTTTGAATGTAGCATTTGTGGTAAAGGCTGTTCCAGCCAAGCCATGCTATTGATGCATGAACGAGTGCACACCAACGAGAGGCCATTCCCATGCCAGTTGTGCTCCCTACGGTTCAAAACGAAGACTCACCTGCGTACCCACCAGTTAACTCATACAAGGGAAAAGAAGTTTGGTTGTTCTGTTTGTATGAAGTTCTTTGCACTAAAAGGTAATTTAGTTGTGCATCTACGGACGCATACTGGTGAACGTCCATATGTGTGCTCATTGTGTGGCGAAGCTTTCATAGACTCGAAATATCTGAAGAAGCACAAACTAAAGAAGCATGCTATAGAAAATGTTCCGTGGAATCAGTACTAG